In a genomic window of Bordetella petrii:
- the benC gene encoding benzoate 1,2-dioxygenase electron transfer component BenC, protein MSSFRIALNFEDGVTRFVDCGVTEKVLDAAFRHRINLPMDCSDGVCGTCKCRAESGTYDLGDDYIEDALTEDEAAEGLVLTCQMVPKSDCVIAVPVPSTTCKTGTAQFSGTVAAITPFSDAAYELALDVSEDAPAFLPGQYVNINVPGSGQHRSYSFSSAPGARRMTFLIKHVPGGLMSGWLAGAASGASGGALEMTGPLGSFYLRAVTRPLLFLAGGTGLAPFLAMLEVLANQSATQPVHMIYGATRDQDLVLVERLQEYAQRIPGFTFTTCVADPATSHERQGYVTNHMPAQALHGGNVDVYLCGPPPMVEAVQKHFKAEGITPANFHYEKFTPNQPAA, encoded by the coding sequence ATGAGCAGCTTTCGAATAGCCCTGAATTTCGAGGACGGTGTCACCCGTTTCGTGGACTGCGGCGTCACTGAAAAAGTGCTGGATGCCGCATTCCGCCACCGCATCAATCTGCCCATGGACTGTTCCGACGGCGTGTGCGGCACCTGCAAATGCCGCGCCGAAAGCGGAACCTACGACCTGGGCGATGACTACATCGAGGACGCGCTGACCGAAGACGAAGCCGCCGAGGGGCTGGTGCTGACCTGCCAGATGGTGCCCAAGTCGGACTGCGTGATTGCGGTGCCCGTGCCCTCCACCACATGCAAGACGGGCACGGCCCAGTTCAGCGGAACAGTCGCGGCCATCACGCCGTTCAGCGACGCGGCCTACGAACTCGCGCTTGACGTGTCGGAGGATGCGCCGGCGTTCCTGCCGGGGCAGTACGTCAACATCAACGTGCCGGGCAGCGGGCAGCATCGCTCGTATTCGTTCAGCTCTGCGCCGGGCGCACGCCGCATGACGTTTCTGATCAAGCACGTGCCCGGTGGCCTGATGAGCGGCTGGCTCGCGGGCGCGGCATCCGGTGCGTCCGGCGGCGCGCTGGAGATGACCGGCCCGCTGGGCAGCTTCTACCTGCGTGCCGTGACTCGCCCGTTGCTGTTTCTTGCGGGCGGCACGGGACTGGCGCCTTTCCTCGCGATGCTGGAGGTGCTGGCGAACCAGAGCGCGACGCAGCCCGTGCACATGATCTACGGCGCGACGCGCGACCAGGATCTGGTGCTGGTGGAGCGGCTACAGGAGTACGCCCAGCGCATTCCCGGCTTCACGTTCACCACCTGCGTGGCAGACCCCGCGACGTCGCACGAACGCCAGGGCTATGTCACCAACCACATGCCCGCGCAAGCGCTGCATGGCGGCAATGTGGACGTGTACCTGTGCGGCCCGCCGCCCATGGTGGAGGCCGTGCAAAAGCATTTCAAGGCCGAAGGCATCACGCCCGCGAACTTCCACTACGAGAAGTTCACCCCGAACCAGCCAGCAGCTTGA
- the benB gene encoding benzoate 1,2-dioxygenase small subunit, with translation MSTGSQADYGMICAFLYREARHLDEREWEPWLDLYAPDAEYWMPAWDDDDQLTVDPQSQISLIYYPNRNGLEDRVFRIKTERSSASMPEPRTNHMLTNVEVLDERDDAVDVRYNFHTLSHRYKLTDHFFGTIYVTLRKVKRGFLIARKKIVLKNDYIRQVIDIYHI, from the coding sequence ATGAGTACGGGAAGCCAAGCCGACTACGGCATGATCTGCGCGTTTCTCTACCGCGAGGCACGCCATCTGGACGAGCGAGAGTGGGAGCCTTGGCTGGATCTGTACGCCCCCGATGCCGAGTACTGGATGCCGGCCTGGGACGACGACGACCAATTGACCGTGGATCCGCAAAGCCAGATCTCGCTGATCTATTACCCCAACCGCAACGGGTTGGAAGACCGGGTATTTCGTATCAAGACCGAACGCTCCAGCGCCTCCATGCCCGAGCCGCGCACCAACCACATGCTCACCAATGTGGAGGTGCTGGACGAGCGCGACGACGCCGTGGACGTTCGCTACAACTTTCACACCCTCAGCCATCGCTACAAACTCACCGATCACTTCTTCGGCACGATTTACGTGACGCTGCGCAAGGTGAAGAGGGGCTTTCTGATCGCTCGCAAGAAGATCGTTCTCAAGAACGACTACATCCGTCAGGTGATCGACATCTACCACATCTGA
- a CDS encoding Rieske 2Fe-2S domain-containing protein has product MNTAVCADKYQDVEKLLEDALQDDKEKGIFRCRRDIFTNPELFELEMKHIFEANWVYLAHESQIPNLNDYYTTSIGRQPIIITRDKAGQLHAVINTCAHKGAMLCRRKHGNKGSFTCPFHGWSFSNSGKLLKVKDEKTTEYPEAFNKDGSHDLTKVARFESYRGFLFGSLNADVQPLEDYLGETRVIIDQIVDQAADGLEVLRGNSSYIYDGNWKMQMENGCDGYHVSTVHWNYAATMGRRAEGGVKATDANNWSKAKAGVYGFENGHILLWTNTLNPEVRPIWNQREALAERVGQQRADFIVGQTRNLCLYPNVFLMDQFGTQIRVVRPMSVGQTEVSIFCFGPKGESAEDRAIRIRQYEDFFNVSGMGTADDLEEFRACQAGYAGSAVRWNDLSRGAPLWIEGPDENARKMGMNPLLSGERSEDEGLFVCQHHYWTQEMRKAVQQEREGAQP; this is encoded by the coding sequence ATGAACACCGCCGTATGCGCAGACAAGTATCAAGACGTCGAGAAGCTGCTCGAAGACGCGCTGCAGGACGACAAGGAAAAAGGCATTTTCAGGTGCCGTCGGGACATCTTCACCAATCCTGAGCTGTTCGAGCTGGAGATGAAGCACATCTTCGAGGCGAACTGGGTTTATCTGGCGCATGAGAGCCAGATTCCCAACCTCAACGACTACTACACCACCTCGATCGGCCGTCAGCCCATCATCATCACCCGCGATAAGGCGGGCCAGCTCCACGCCGTGATCAACACCTGCGCACACAAGGGCGCCATGCTCTGCCGTCGCAAGCACGGCAACAAGGGCAGCTTCACCTGCCCCTTCCACGGCTGGTCGTTCAGCAACAGCGGCAAGCTGCTCAAGGTCAAGGACGAGAAGACCACCGAATACCCGGAGGCTTTCAACAAAGACGGCTCGCACGACCTGACCAAGGTGGCGCGATTCGAGAGCTACCGGGGTTTCCTGTTCGGCAGCCTCAATGCCGACGTGCAACCGCTGGAAGACTACCTGGGCGAAACCCGCGTCATCATCGACCAGATCGTGGACCAGGCAGCCGATGGCCTGGAAGTGCTGCGCGGCAACTCCAGCTACATCTACGACGGCAACTGGAAGATGCAGATGGAAAACGGCTGCGACGGGTACCACGTCAGCACCGTCCACTGGAACTACGCGGCCACCATGGGCCGCCGTGCCGAAGGCGGCGTCAAGGCTACCGACGCCAACAACTGGAGCAAGGCCAAGGCGGGCGTTTATGGTTTCGAGAACGGCCACATTCTGTTGTGGACCAACACGCTCAACCCCGAGGTGCGCCCGATCTGGAATCAACGCGAGGCGCTGGCCGAGCGCGTGGGCCAACAACGCGCCGACTTCATCGTCGGCCAGACGCGCAACCTGTGCCTGTACCCCAACGTGTTCCTGATGGACCAGTTCGGCACGCAGATCCGTGTCGTGCGGCCCATGAGCGTGGGCCAGACCGAGGTCAGTATCTTCTGCTTCGGCCCCAAGGGGGAAAGCGCCGAAGACCGCGCGATCCGCATCCGTCAGTACGAGGACTTCTTCAACGTCTCGGGCATGGGCACGGCCGACGACCTGGAGGAGTTCCGTGCCTGCCAGGCCGGTTATGCCGGATCGGCCGTGCGCTGGAACGACCTGAGCCGCGGCGCGCCGCTGTGGATTGAAGGGCCGGATGAGAACGCCCGAAAGATGGGCATGAACCCGTTGCTGTCCGGCGAGCGCAGCGAGGACGAAGGCTTGTTCGTCTGCCAGCACCACTACTGGACGCAAGAGATGCGCAAAGCCGTGCAGCAAGAGCGCGAAGGAGCACAGCCATGA
- the catA gene encoding catechol 1,2-dioxygenase translates to MSVQIFNTPEVQDFLRLASGLDQSGGNPRVKQIVHRILSDLYKTIEDLKVTSDEYWAGIAYLNRLGASGEAGLLSPGLGFDRYLDMRMDAEDAALGISDATPRTIEGPLYVAGAPVEHGYARLDDGSDKDGHTLIMHGTVRGADGKPLPGAQVEVWHANTKGFYSHYDPTGEQKPFNMRRTIITDAQGRYKFQSIVPKGYGCPPDGPTQGLLNELGRHGNRPAHIHFFVTAEGHRKLTTQINIDGDPLVFDDFAYATREGLVPPLVEHADQASIQAEGLDGPFAEIVFDISLTALVNGVDNQVVNRPRLAA, encoded by the coding sequence ATGAGCGTCCAAATTTTCAATACTCCCGAGGTGCAGGACTTCCTGCGTTTGGCCAGTGGCCTGGACCAGAGCGGTGGCAATCCGCGCGTCAAGCAGATCGTCCACCGCATCCTGTCCGATCTGTACAAGACCATCGAAGATCTGAAGGTCACCTCTGACGAGTACTGGGCGGGCATTGCGTATCTGAACCGGCTCGGCGCCAGCGGCGAAGCAGGCTTGCTCTCGCCCGGCCTGGGCTTCGATCGTTACCTGGACATGCGCATGGATGCCGAAGATGCCGCCCTCGGGATCTCGGACGCCACGCCGCGCACCATCGAGGGCCCTCTGTACGTGGCCGGCGCGCCTGTCGAGCACGGCTATGCGCGGCTGGACGATGGCAGCGACAAGGACGGCCACACGCTGATCATGCACGGCACGGTCCGCGGCGCGGATGGCAAGCCGCTGCCCGGCGCGCAGGTCGAGGTCTGGCACGCCAATACCAAGGGCTTCTACTCCCACTATGACCCCACGGGCGAGCAAAAGCCGTTCAACATGCGCCGCACCATCATCACCGACGCCCAGGGACGTTACAAGTTCCAGAGCATCGTGCCCAAGGGCTATGGCTGTCCGCCTGACGGTCCCACGCAAGGCCTGCTCAACGAACTGGGACGGCATGGCAACCGCCCCGCTCACATCCACTTCTTCGTCACCGCCGAGGGTCACCGCAAGCTGACGACGCAGATCAACATCGATGGTGATCCGCTGGTCTTCGACGATTTCGCCTATGCCACCCGCGAAGGGCTCGTCCCTCCGCTGGTCGAGCACGCCGACCAGGCCAGCATCCAGGCCGAAGGGCTCGATGGTCCTTTCGCCGAGATCGTCTTCGACATCTCGCTGACCGCCCTGGTCAACGGCGTTGACAACCAGGTCGTCAACCGCCCCCGCCTTGCGGCCTGA
- a CDS encoding muconate/chloromuconate family cycloisomerase codes for MENTQRFQVCAAPALIERVETFLLDLPTIRPHQLSMVTMNGQTLMIVRLYCSDGTVGVGEGTTIGGLAYGAESPEGMQLAIDTYFAPLLIGADASHVPAIMARLNKAIHDNRFAKCAVETALFDALGQRTGLPVSQLLGGRVRDSLPVAWTLASGDTAKDIDEAERMLAQRRHNIFKLKIGRRAVDADVAHVAAIKKALGNRGAVRVDVNMAWSELEAQRGLAGLVDAGCELVEQPVACADAMARLKGRFAIAVMADESLTGPASAFALARVAGADVFAVKTEQSGGLRAAQQVAAIADAAGIELYGGTMLEGAIGTIASAHAFASFRDLQWGTELFGPLLLTEEILAQPLQYTDFQLAVPTGPGLGIALDEDRVQFFRRDRKQGAVVAAAQPVATFN; via the coding sequence ATGGAAAACACACAACGCTTTCAAGTTTGCGCGGCTCCGGCGCTCATCGAGCGGGTGGAGACCTTCTTATTGGATCTGCCTACGATCCGTCCCCATCAGTTGTCGATGGTGACGATGAACGGCCAGACGCTGATGATCGTGCGCCTCTACTGCTCGGACGGCACAGTGGGGGTGGGCGAAGGGACGACGATCGGCGGGTTGGCCTATGGCGCCGAATCGCCCGAGGGCATGCAGCTGGCCATCGATACCTATTTCGCGCCCCTGCTGATCGGCGCGGATGCCAGCCACGTGCCCGCCATCATGGCCAGGCTCAACAAGGCCATCCACGACAACCGCTTCGCCAAGTGCGCTGTGGAGACCGCGCTGTTCGACGCGCTGGGGCAGCGCACGGGTCTGCCGGTGTCCCAACTGCTGGGCGGCCGGGTGCGCGACAGCCTGCCGGTGGCCTGGACGCTGGCTTCGGGCGATACGGCCAAGGATATTGACGAGGCCGAGCGCATGCTGGCGCAGCGCCGCCACAACATTTTCAAGCTCAAGATCGGCCGCCGCGCCGTGGATGCCGACGTAGCCCACGTCGCCGCCATCAAGAAAGCACTGGGCAATCGCGGCGCCGTGCGGGTGGACGTGAACATGGCCTGGAGCGAACTCGAAGCCCAGCGCGGCTTGGCCGGGCTGGTCGACGCGGGATGCGAGCTGGTGGAACAGCCCGTGGCCTGTGCCGACGCAATGGCGCGCCTGAAAGGCCGCTTTGCGATTGCCGTGATGGCCGACGAATCGCTGACGGGTCCAGCCTCGGCATTCGCCCTGGCGCGTGTCGCCGGTGCCGACGTATTCGCGGTCAAAACCGAACAGTCCGGCGGCCTGCGGGCAGCCCAGCAGGTGGCGGCGATCGCCGACGCAGCGGGCATCGAACTCTATGGCGGAACCATGTTGGAGGGCGCGATCGGCACGATCGCCTCGGCGCATGCATTCGCTAGCTTCCGCGATCTGCAATGGGGTACCGAACTGTTCGGCCCCTTGTTGCTGACCGAAGAAATCCTGGCCCAGCCCCTGCAGTACACGGACTTCCAGCTCGCAGTGCCGACGGGGCCGGGCCTGGGCATCGCACTGGATGAAGACCGCGTCCAGTTCTTCCGCCGCGACAGGAAGCAGGGCGCCGTCGTGGCGGCAGCCCAGCCCGTCGCGACCTTCAATTGA
- a CDS encoding LysR family transcriptional regulator, which yields MDVRQLRYFVAVANTRNFTRASEQLHIAQPPLSRQIQLLEEELGVQLLLRNSRPLRLTEAGRSFYEQALQIINRLDQLKNTTRQIGLNQRQTLSIGFVASTLYGGLPMLVRKLRQRYPEVDIQLVELTSMQQFAALKSGRIDVGFGRIRSNDSSVERIVLREERLVLALPPGSPLTEGDEQVTLKALEGQKLIVYPKEPRPSFADHILSLLNDQAIRPSEIHEVREIQTALGLVAAESGICLIPASARLRNDLHYRLIDDTRATSPIILTHRINDNGWYIDAVKQVVADMYAEKPAWLDVEHNIFPKVDLPKPTSHER from the coding sequence ATGGATGTCCGCCAGCTTAGATACTTCGTTGCCGTAGCCAACACGCGCAACTTCACACGCGCCTCCGAACAGCTTCACATCGCCCAGCCCCCGCTGAGCCGGCAGATTCAACTGCTCGAAGAGGAACTGGGCGTGCAGCTCCTGCTGCGCAACAGCCGGCCGCTGCGCCTGACCGAGGCCGGACGCAGTTTTTACGAACAAGCGCTGCAAATCATCAACCGCCTAGACCAGCTCAAGAACACCACCCGGCAGATCGGCCTTAATCAGCGCCAAACCTTGTCCATCGGCTTTGTCGCTTCCACCCTGTACGGCGGTCTGCCCATGCTGGTGCGCAAACTGCGACAGCGCTATCCCGAAGTGGACATACAACTTGTGGAACTGACTTCGATGCAGCAGTTCGCCGCGCTGAAGTCGGGGCGCATCGACGTGGGTTTCGGGCGCATTCGCAGTAACGACTCGTCGGTGGAACGCATCGTCCTGCGCGAGGAGCGGTTGGTCCTGGCGCTTCCGCCGGGTTCGCCACTGACTGAAGGCGACGAGCAAGTCACCCTCAAAGCCCTGGAGGGGCAAAAGCTCATCGTGTATCCCAAGGAGCCGCGCCCGAGCTTCGCCGACCACATTCTGAGCCTGCTCAATGACCAGGCGATCCGGCCCTCGGAGATCCACGAGGTGCGCGAGATCCAGACCGCGCTGGGTCTGGTCGCTGCCGAGTCGGGGATCTGCCTCATTCCCGCTTCCGCCCGACTGCGCAACGACCTGCACTACCGCCTGATCGACGACACGCGGGCCACCTCGCCGATCATTCTGACCCACCGAATCAACGACAACGGCTGGTACATCGACGCCGTCAAGCAAGTGGTGGCCGACATGTATGCGGAAAAGCCGGCTTGGCTGGACGTAGAGCACAACATTTTTCCGAAAGTCGATTTGCCGAAACCTACCTCGCACGAACGTTGA
- a CDS encoding IS5 family transposase (programmed frameshift), whose product MEITPEQFATIEHCLPKQRGNVSLSNLQVVNAILYVAEHGCKWRGLPKRFGNWHTIYTRMNRWTKAGVLDRMFEELQRAQVVRIRIEAVSLDSTSIKVHPDGTGAPKKNGPQSIGKSRGGWNTKIHMVAADARTAVTFSLSPGQAHDAPEGRRLLSSLGPTSRPVHLLMDRAYEGNETRQLALDLGFIPVVPPMKTRIEPWDYDREMYKRRNEVERLFRRLKGYRRIFSRFEKLDLMFLGFISFVLVADGLRMC is encoded by the exons ATGGAGATCACACCCGAGCAATTCGCCACGATTGAGCACTGCCTGCCCAAGCAGCGTGGCAACGTCAGCCTGAGCAATCTGCAGGTGGTCAATGCGATCCTCTACGTGGCCGAACATGGTTGCAAGTGGCGCGGACTGCCCAAACGCTTCGGCAACTGGCACACGATTTACACGCGCATGAATCGCTGGACCAAAGCTGGCGTCCTGGATCGCATGTTCGAGGAGTTGCAGCGTGCGCAAGTCGTGCGTATCAGGATCGAAGCCGTCTCGCTGGACTCCACAAGCATCAAGGTCCATCCCGACGGCACAGGGGCAC CTAAAAAAAACGGTCCGCAGTCCATCGGAAAGTCCCGAGGTGGATGGAACACCAAGATTCATATGGTTGCCGCGGATGCTCGAACGGCCGTGACGTTTTCGCTCTCGCCTGGGCAGGCGCACGACGCACCCGAAGGCCGGCGCCTGCTCAGCAGTCTTGGGCCGACCAGCAGACCGGTGCATTTGTTGATGGACCGTGCCTACGAAGGCAACGAGACACGGCAGCTGGCACTGGATCTGGGTTTCATTCCGGTGGTGCCACCAATGAAGACGCGGATCGAACCGTGGGACTACGACCGCGAGATGTACAAGCGCCGCAATGAGGTGGAGCGGTTGTTCCGTCGACTCAAAGGCTATCGCCGTATCTTCTCGCGGTTCGAGAAACTCGACCTCATGTTCCTGGGCTTCATCAGCTTCGTGCTCGTCGCTGATGGACTGAGGATGTGTTAA
- a CDS encoding phage integrase central domain-containing protein — protein sequence MDAHPIIGKLPVDDITVDHIRRILKPIWNTKDETTSRVRGRIERIFGWARAC from the coding sequence ATGGATGCCCATCCAATCATTGGAAAGCTACCAGTCGATGACATTACCGTCGACCATATTCGCCGGATCCTGAAGCCGATCTGGAACACCAAGGACGAAACCACGAGCCGGGTGCGTGGGCGCATTGAACGAATTTTTGGTTGGGCTAGGGCCTGTTAA
- a CDS encoding DUF5372 family protein, producing the protein MRGVNWHEDRAFFHDCAGRVRSLPTSWTDLVAEDPFNAVAAGRAAFRLRELLDLVQLIGSLKP; encoded by the coding sequence ATGCGCGGCGTGAACTGGCATGAGGACAGGGCCTTCTTCCATGACTGTGCCGGCCGCGTGCGCTCGCTACCGACGAGCTGGACTGACCTTGTCGCCGAGGATCCCTTCAACGCAGTGGCCGCCGGACGAGCCGCGTTCCGGCTCCGGGAACTGCTCGATCTGGTGCAGCTCATCGGGAGCTTGAAGCCATGA
- a CDS encoding helix-turn-helix domain-containing protein, producing the protein MPEDRSKQDALRQHATLNPRPAGVTHALFGTSEFFDPHDLLQVKYEMLRLVSVDKRSISEAAKSCGFSRPSFYQAQAAFEQHGLAGLIANKPGPRSAHKLTPAVMQFLTEARAADPGVRAEHLAAWVRKRFGVQVHPRSIERQLLRKKKPR; encoded by the coding sequence ATGCCAGAGGATCGAAGCAAGCAAGATGCCTTGCGCCAACACGCCACGCTCAACCCACGTCCTGCCGGCGTCACTCACGCGCTGTTCGGAACCAGCGAGTTCTTCGATCCCCACGACCTGTTGCAGGTCAAGTACGAGATGCTGCGGCTCGTCAGCGTCGACAAGCGCTCGATCAGCGAAGCGGCCAAGTCCTGCGGCTTCTCGCGTCCCTCGTTCTACCAAGCCCAGGCCGCCTTCGAGCAACACGGCTTGGCGGGCCTGATCGCGAACAAGCCCGGACCGCGCAGCGCCCACAAGCTCACGCCGGCGGTGATGCAGTTCCTGACAGAGGCGCGCGCCGCCGACCCGGGCGTGCGGGCCGAGCACTTGGCCGCGTGGGTGCGCAAGCGCTTCGGTGTACAGGTCCATCCGCGCAGCATCGAGCGGCAGCTGCTACGCAAAAAAAAACCGCGCTGA
- a CDS encoding recombinase family protein, with the protein MMNDPHQKVQASHLKRNAYVYVRQSTLRQVFENTESTKRQYGLRQRAVALGWTEERIIVIDSDLGQSGASSDREGFQRLVAEVGMGHAGIVLGLEVSRLARNSMDWHRLLEICALTGTLICDEDGAYDPAHFNDRLLLGLKGTMSEAELHVLRARLQGGILNKARRGELEMRPPVGMVYDSEGVLGLDPDRQVQHCLRWLFATFARTGSARATVKAAQREHLAFPRRCGKGAHKGELLWGELCHDQVLRVLHNPRYAGAFVYGRSHTRRSVDGVARLQRMPREQWITLIPETHAGYISWDEYEHNQRRLHESAQAMGADRRRGPAREGPALLQGLVLCGRCGMRMTVGYHSRHGQLCPEYVCQREGISRGEAVCQRIPGSGIDEVIGALLVEAVNPVALEVTLAVQRELQSRFEEADRLRHAQVERAQYECELAQRRYLRVDPDNRLVADSLEAHWNDKLRALAEAHEEYARRCKQDAHVLTQEHCSAILALASDFPRLWSDPATPDRERKRMVRLLLEDVTLNRDEQISVQIRFKGGARRSLHLPLPLCSWKLHVTPSTVVEEIDRLLNDHTPLQIAAILNERGVTSGAGAAFHPQLVARLARNYQLKPRYERLRERGLLTLEEMADKLQVTPTTVKIWLRHGLLRGHAYSDKNECLYEEPGDDAPRKTLGAKLSQRRLDATVLSDRTKGVQYEA; encoded by the coding sequence ATGATGAACGATCCGCATCAGAAGGTGCAGGCCAGCCACCTCAAGCGCAATGCCTACGTGTACGTGCGTCAGTCGACGCTGCGCCAAGTGTTCGAGAACACCGAGAGTACCAAGCGCCAGTACGGGCTGCGCCAGCGCGCCGTGGCGCTCGGCTGGACCGAAGAACGCATCATCGTGATCGACAGCGATCTCGGCCAGTCAGGGGCCTCATCGGACCGGGAGGGCTTCCAGCGCCTGGTGGCCGAGGTCGGCATGGGGCATGCCGGCATCGTGCTCGGCTTGGAGGTCTCGCGCCTGGCGCGCAACTCCATGGACTGGCACCGGCTGCTGGAGATCTGCGCGCTGACCGGCACATTGATCTGCGACGAAGACGGTGCGTACGACCCGGCGCACTTCAACGACCGCCTGCTGCTCGGTCTCAAGGGCACCATGAGCGAGGCCGAGCTGCACGTGCTGCGAGCACGCCTGCAAGGCGGGATCCTGAACAAGGCGCGCCGCGGCGAGTTGGAGATGCGCCCGCCCGTGGGGATGGTCTACGACAGCGAGGGTGTGCTCGGCCTGGATCCGGATCGGCAGGTGCAGCATTGCCTGAGGTGGTTGTTCGCCACCTTCGCCCGCACGGGGTCGGCCCGCGCCACCGTCAAGGCCGCGCAGCGTGAGCACCTGGCGTTCCCACGACGCTGCGGCAAGGGCGCACACAAGGGAGAATTGCTCTGGGGCGAGCTCTGTCACGATCAGGTGCTGCGCGTGCTGCACAACCCAAGATATGCCGGCGCCTTCGTCTATGGTCGCAGCCATACGCGCCGCAGCGTCGACGGCGTCGCCCGTTTGCAGCGCATGCCTCGGGAGCAATGGATTACGTTGATTCCCGAGACACATGCGGGCTACATCTCCTGGGACGAGTATGAGCACAACCAGCGTCGTCTTCACGAGAGCGCGCAGGCGATGGGTGCCGATCGACGCCGTGGGCCGGCGCGCGAGGGGCCCGCATTGCTGCAAGGCCTGGTGCTGTGCGGGCGCTGCGGCATGCGCATGACGGTTGGCTATCACAGCCGCCATGGCCAGCTGTGCCCCGAGTATGTCTGTCAGCGCGAGGGCATCAGTCGTGGCGAAGCGGTGTGCCAGCGCATCCCTGGTTCGGGCATCGACGAGGTCATCGGCGCCCTGCTCGTCGAAGCGGTCAATCCCGTCGCGCTCGAGGTGACGCTGGCAGTGCAACGTGAACTGCAGTCTCGCTTCGAAGAAGCCGACCGGCTGCGTCATGCCCAGGTCGAACGTGCGCAATACGAGTGCGAGTTGGCGCAGCGCCGCTATTTGCGTGTGGACCCCGACAACCGGCTGGTCGCCGATTCGCTGGAAGCGCATTGGAACGACAAGCTGCGCGCCTTGGCCGAAGCGCACGAGGAGTACGCGCGCCGCTGCAAGCAGGACGCACATGTATTGACGCAAGAGCATTGCAGCGCAATCCTCGCGCTGGCCTCGGACTTCCCGCGTCTGTGGAGCGATCCCGCCACGCCCGATCGCGAGCGCAAGCGCATGGTCCGACTGCTGTTGGAGGATGTGACCTTGAATCGCGATGAGCAGATCAGCGTGCAGATCCGCTTCAAGGGTGGGGCTCGCAGGAGCCTGCATCTGCCACTGCCCTTGTGCTCCTGGAAGCTGCATGTCACGCCGTCGACGGTCGTGGAAGAGATCGACCGGTTGTTGAACGATCACACGCCCTTGCAGATCGCGGCCATCCTCAATGAGCGCGGCGTGACTTCAGGCGCCGGTGCGGCGTTCCATCCCCAACTCGTTGCTCGTCTGGCGCGCAATTACCAACTCAAGCCGCGCTATGAGCGCCTGCGCGAGCGTGGGCTCTTGACCCTCGAGGAAATGGCCGACAAGCTGCAGGTGACGCCCACGACGGTGAAGATATGGCTGCGCCACGGGCTGCTCCGTGGTCACGCGTACAGTGACAAGAATGAGTGTCTGTATGAGGAGCCGGGCGACGACGCTCCGCGCAAGACACTCGGCGCCAAGCTCTCGCAGCGACGCCTCGATGCGACGGTTCTCTCTGATCGTACGAAGGGGGTGCAGTATGAAGCGTAG
- a CDS encoding CbtA family protein gives MIFRRLIWAALAVALLVGSVQSGLQQLQTAPIILAAERFESQKVAAPEPVSTPTAAAARVHADGAAHDHGDAAEAWAPADGVERYSWTWVANVLHAFSMALLVLAVMAVCQWRGSALRAVPLAAWVAAAGWLTFHFWPSLGLHAEIPGMDAGRLGSRQGWWVLAAGGAALACASVALMRSPLRWAAAMACLALPFVVGAPHIVADPLAGFTGEALAALRELGSQFIWATTWLSLSFWVSMGVVAGLAFQRWLSPAVAALLQRTDTARAPAMETPR, from the coding sequence ATGATTTTTCGACGATTGATCTGGGCGGCGCTGGCTGTGGCCCTGCTGGTCGGCAGTGTGCAGTCGGGCCTGCAGCAGTTGCAGACCGCTCCCATCATCCTGGCGGCCGAGAGGTTTGAAAGCCAGAAGGTGGCCGCGCCCGAGCCGGTGTCAACGCCGACCGCTGCTGCTGCGCGCGTCCATGCGGACGGTGCGGCGCACGACCATGGCGACGCCGCCGAAGCATGGGCGCCCGCCGACGGGGTGGAGCGCTACTCCTGGACCTGGGTGGCCAATGTGCTGCACGCGTTCAGCATGGCGCTGCTAGTGCTGGCCGTGATGGCGGTGTGTCAGTGGCGCGGTAGCGCCTTGCGCGCTGTGCCCTTGGCCGCCTGGGTGGCCGCCGCCGGTTGGCTTACGTTTCACTTCTGGCCTTCGCTGGGCCTGCACGCCGAGATCCCCGGCATGGACGCCGGCCGGCTGGGTTCGCGCCAGGGCTGGTGGGTGCTCGCGGCGGGCGGTGCGGCGCTGGCCTGTGCGTCGGTTGCGCTGATGCGCAGCCCCCTGCGCTGGGCCGCTGCAATGGCTTGTCTGGCGCTGCCCTTCGTGGTGGGCGCGCCGCACATCGTGGCCGACCCGCTGGCCGGTTTCACGGGTGAGGCCCTGGCGGCGCTGCGCGAGCTGGGCAGCCAGTTCATCTGGGCCACCACCTGGTTGTCGCTGTCGTTCTGGGTGAGTATGGGCGTGGTGGCCGGTCTGGCCTTCCAGCGCTGGCTGAGCCCCGCCGTGGCGGCGCTGCTGCAGCGCACGGACACCGCCCGGGCCCCAGCCATGGAGACGCCGCGATAA